The following proteins are encoded in a genomic region of bacterium:
- the pstB gene encoding phosphate ABC transporter ATP-binding protein → MTPHAATDKRPDRLAAIAAGEIVPAAVHAEVGAESPVLEVDTFSLWYGPKRVLHDISLAVPKGKVTALIGPSGCGKSTLLRGVNRMNDLIDGVRTTGDMRLAGDSIYGRGVDVIELRRRMGMVFQKSNPFPMSIRDNVTYALQINGERNRSVLESVCRRALEGAALWDEAKDRLGDSALGLSGGQQQRLCIARAIAAEPEVLLMDEPCSALDPIATSRVEELILAMRGEYTVLIVTHNMQQASRVSDYTAFMYLGQVVEYGPTARLFTNPRLRETEDYITGRFG, encoded by the coding sequence ATGACCCCGCATGCAGCCACCGACAAGCGCCCGGACCGCCTGGCCGCCATCGCCGCCGGCGAGATCGTTCCGGCGGCCGTGCACGCCGAGGTGGGCGCCGAGAGTCCCGTGCTCGAAGTGGATACCTTCAGCCTCTGGTACGGCCCCAAGCGTGTGCTCCACGACATCAGCCTGGCCGTCCCCAAGGGCAAGGTGACGGCCCTGATCGGACCCTCGGGCTGCGGCAAGAGCACACTGCTGCGCGGCGTCAACCGGATGAACGACCTCATCGACGGCGTGCGCACGACCGGTGACATGCGCCTGGCCGGAGACAGCATCTACGGGCGCGGCGTGGACGTGATCGAACTGCGCCGCCGCATGGGCATGGTCTTCCAGAAGTCGAACCCGTTCCCGATGAGCATCCGCGACAACGTCACCTACGCGCTGCAGATCAACGGTGAGCGGAACCGCTCGGTGCTCGAGTCGGTCTGCCGGCGCGCGCTGGAGGGTGCGGCCCTCTGGGACGAGGCGAAGGACCGCCTGGGAGACAGTGCGCTCGGCCTCTCGGGCGGCCAGCAGCAACGGCTGTGCATCGCGCGGGCCATCGCGGCCGAGCCCGAGGTGCTCCTGATGGACGAGCCCTGCAGCGCGCTCGACCCGATCGCCACCAGCCGCGTCGAGGAACTGATCCTGGCCATGCGCGGCGAGTACACGGTACTGATCGTCACGCACAACATGCAGCAGGCTTCGCGCGTGAGCGACTACACGGCCTTCATGTACCTCGGGCAGGTGGTCGAATACGGACCCACAGCCCGTCTCTTCACGAATCCGCGCCTGCGGGAGACCGAAGACTACATTACCGGTCGCTTCGGATGA
- a CDS encoding cytochrome b/b6 domain-containing protein, producing the protein MTMLAACRMLLALALLAAPAATLAGNIPDAVCADCHENTGGDPVEVSLTSLEGSVHEGLSCTDCHTGIHAVPHGTELARPDCTICHDDVAAQYTQHGRGFVGKSDSVPRCQDCHGSHHILPHGNPKSTVHPSNLPATCGSCHENQEFLSRLNIRFKHPIEVYQQGVHGKATAGGKDTAASCNDCHSAGGSSHRMLPPGDKDSPINFFNISKTCGRCHSTIQQEFEGGIHGELVARGEVDAPTCTHCHGEHGILATSDPRSPVSPFRVAEATCTPCHESANLNDKYDLPSGRLQSYVDSYHGLKSRAGDKTVANCASCHGAHAILPSSDPRSSVAAANLITTCGHCHTGMSPEKAAKTQIHASVGGHRTGVAYVVKIVYQVLIFLVIGGMAAYCLLDYLKQVARVLAKKQVRRMEADEVVQHTLLAISFTVLVVTGFSLRYYDAWWAKLIFGREGGAQVRGLIHRGAAIVMIVGSFWHLGYLLTLKGRVFLKDIAPNLDDAKQALGMVMYNLGKRETPPAMRRFSFVEKAEYWALIWGTIVMVLTGLSLWFEKALVAQIGKGFMEVFLIIHYYEAWLAFLAILIWHMYGVIFNPHVYPMNPSWLTGTMPEEMFKHEHAAAESTGGNVDKAKRLGLERKV; encoded by the coding sequence ATGACCATGCTCGCTGCCTGCCGGATGCTGCTCGCCCTCGCGTTGCTGGCGGCTCCCGCTGCGACGCTGGCGGGGAACATCCCCGACGCCGTCTGCGCCGACTGCCACGAGAACACCGGTGGGGACCCCGTCGAGGTCAGCCTCACCAGCCTCGAGGGCAGCGTCCACGAGGGACTTTCGTGCACCGACTGCCACACCGGCATCCACGCCGTGCCGCACGGCACCGAACTGGCCCGGCCCGACTGCACCATCTGCCACGATGACGTCGCGGCCCAGTACACGCAGCATGGGCGCGGTTTCGTCGGCAAGTCCGACAGCGTGCCGCGCTGCCAGGACTGCCACGGCAGCCACCACATCCTGCCGCACGGCAACCCGAAGTCGACGGTGCACCCCTCGAACCTGCCGGCCACCTGCGGTTCGTGCCACGAGAACCAGGAGTTCCTCAGCCGGCTCAACATCCGGTTCAAGCACCCGATCGAGGTCTACCAGCAGGGCGTGCACGGCAAGGCGACCGCCGGCGGCAAGGACACCGCCGCCAGCTGCAACGATTGCCATTCGGCCGGGGGCTCCTCGCATCGCATGCTGCCTCCCGGCGACAAGGACAGCCCCATCAACTTCTTCAACATCTCGAAGACCTGCGGCCGCTGTCACAGCACCATCCAGCAGGAGTTCGAGGGCGGCATCCACGGCGAACTGGTGGCCCGCGGCGAGGTCGATGCGCCCACCTGTACACATTGCCACGGCGAGCACGGGATCCTGGCGACGTCCGATCCCCGTTCGCCCGTCAGTCCGTTCCGCGTGGCCGAGGCCACCTGCACGCCCTGCCACGAGTCGGCCAACCTCAACGACAAGTACGACCTGCCGTCGGGGCGCCTGCAATCCTACGTCGATTCGTACCACGGGTTGAAGAGTCGCGCGGGCGACAAGACGGTGGCCAACTGCGCTTCGTGCCACGGTGCGCACGCCATCCTGCCCTCGTCGGACCCGCGCTCGTCGGTGGCGGCGGCCAACCTGATCACGACCTGCGGCCACTGCCACACGGGCATGTCGCCGGAAAAGGCCGCCAAGACGCAGATCCACGCCTCCGTGGGCGGGCACCGGACCGGCGTGGCCTACGTGGTCAAGATCGTCTACCAGGTGCTGATCTTCCTGGTCATCGGCGGCATGGCCGCGTACTGCCTCCTCGACTACCTGAAGCAGGTAGCCCGCGTGCTGGCCAAGAAGCAGGTACGGCGCATGGAGGCCGACGAGGTCGTGCAGCATACCCTGCTGGCGATCAGCTTCACCGTGCTGGTGGTCACCGGGTTCTCGCTGCGCTACTACGACGCCTGGTGGGCCAAGTTGATCTTCGGACGCGAGGGCGGGGCGCAGGTCCGCGGCCTCATCCACCGCGGCGCCGCCATCGTCATGATCGTGGGCTCCTTCTGGCACCTCGGTTACCTGCTGACGCTCAAGGGCCGCGTGTTCCTCAAGGACATCGCCCCGAACCTGGACGATGCCAAGCAGGCCCTCGGCATGGTCATGTACAACCTCGGCAAGCGCGAGACGCCGCCGGCGATGCGCCGCTTCTCCTTCGTCGAGAAGGCCGAGTACTGGGCACTCATCTGGGGCACGATCGTGATGGTCCTGACCGGCCTGTCGCTGTGGTTCGAGAAGGCCCTCGTGGCGCAGATCGGCAAGGGCTTCATGGAAGTCTTCCTGATCATCCACTACTACGAGGCCTGGCTGGCCTTCCTGGCCATCCTGATCTGGCACATGTACGGCGTGATCTTCAACCCGCACGTGTACCCGATGAACCCGTCCTGGCTGACCGGCACCATGCCGGAGGAGATGTTCAAGCACGAGCATGCCGCGGCGGAATCGACCGGCGGCAACGTGGACAAGGCCAAGCGGCTCGGGCTCGAACGCAAGGTCTAG